The Deinococcus sp. KNUC1210 nucleotide sequence GGAGCGCCGCACACCACGCAGATGGCGGTGAGTTTCTCCACGCTCTCGGCCCGCGACAGCAACTCCGGCATGACGCCGAAGGGCTCGCCCCGGAAGTCGAGATCCAGACCCGCCAGTACCACGCGCACGCCCGCATCGGCCAGTTCGAGCGCCAGCGGCACCAGTCCACTGTCGAAGAACTGCGCCTCATCAAAGGCCACCACATCGGGCAGCGTGACGCCTTCGGTTTCCAGCAGTGCACCCACGCCCGTCAGGTGAGCACGAACCTGCGAGGTGCTGCCGACCGGCACCGCCGCGATGATGCGCCCGGCATGACTCGCCACCGACGCCGCGTGATAGCGGTCATCGATGGCAGGCTTGAACACCTGTACCCGCTGCCGGGCGATCAGGGCGCGGTTGAGGCGGCGGATCAGTTCCTCGCTCTTTCCGCTGAACATCGGCCCCACAATGACTTCCAGATGACCGCCGTGATACGGAGACTTGAGCATGACGCCCGCGAGAATAGCAGGGAGCGCCCGCACAGAGCAGGACAGGCGGGCACAGGCGGCAGACCCAACAGCGGCAGCGGGCCACCCAGAGAAGGGAAGCCCGCTGCCGCTGTACCGCCGAAGAAGCTTACTTCTTCTTGTTGCGGTAGCTGTCGCCGAAGCGCTTGGTGAACTTGTCGATACGGCCCTCGGTGTCCATGAAGCGCGTCTCGCCCGTCCAGAAGGGGTGAACGCCGCTCCAGACATCGACGTGAATCTCGGGCTTGGTGCTCATGGTCTCCATGACGACTTTGCCCTGGTAGTAAATCTTGGTCGGCATGACCTTGGGGTGGATATCTTTCTTCATGTGCGTCCTCCTCTGCCACGTCGGGTGCGTGACAGCAAACTTTTGAATTCTAGCACAGTTGCAGGCCCGGCAGGGAAGTCAGGAAGTTCGGCGGGCAGAATCCTGAGCAACCCCATTCGTTTGCTTATTGAGAATCATTCCTGATAAATTTAATGCATGACCGATACGCCGCCAACTCCACCAGTGAACGCGGGGTACGCCTCGCCAACGCCCTCTCAGACGGTTCCCGGCGAAAGCGCTCAGCAGCAGAGCTTTCTGCTCCAGAAGATTCAGCCTGCGCTGCTGGGCCTGATGGACGGCTCGGTCAGCACGCTGGCACCGATCTTCGCGGTGGCCGGGCTGACCGGAAAGCCTATCGACGCCTTCTTCGTGGGGCTGGCCGCCAGTGTGGGCGCGGGCATCAGCATGGGACTGGCCGAGGCCCTGTCCGACGACGGCGTGATGTCGGGGCGTGGGCAGCCCATTCTGCGCGGGGCGATTACCGGCGGAGCAACCATTCTGGGCGGCATGCTGCACACCCTCCCCTTCCTGCTGGGCAACCTGCACACCGCGCTGCTGCTGGCCTACGTCGTGGTGGTCTGTGAGCTGCTGGCTATCGCCTACATCCGCTTCCACTACATGCGCAGTCCACTGCCACAGACGATTCTTCAGGTGGTGGTCGGCGGCGGCGTGGTCTTCGGCGTGGGCGTGTGGCTGGGTCGGCTGGGAGCGAGCTGAAAGACAGGCCGTCTCAGGAGCACATTCTTCCGCCCCAGGCAGAATAGCTGCTCACCATTTCGCACTCACCCCCGCGCTAGACTTCCCCGGTGACGGCGACTTTTAACCGTGGACTGAAGGGCACCGGCCACGGCGCGTTGCCCCGATGCTCGAACAGTACGTGCGGCTGCGCGATGAAGTGGACGCGCAGCTTCCGAACGCGCTGCTGCTGTTTCAGTGCGGCGATTTCTACGAGACCTTTGGCGAAGATGCCGAACGCGCTGCCCGGCTGATGGGCCTGACGCTGACCCACAAGACCAGCAAGGACTTCTCGACGCCAATGGCAGGGCTGCCGGTGCGGGCTGCCGACTCGCATATCGAAAAGCTGCTGAGTCAGGGCGTGCGGGTGGCGGTGGCCGACCAGCTGGAAGAGCCGGGCACCGGCCTGATGGACCGCAAGGTCACGCAGCTGCTGACGCCCGGTACCGTGACCGAAGAGCGACTGCTGAGTGCAGACGAGAACTTTCTGGCGGCGGTGGCGACAGGCGACGGCTACGCCCTGGCGCTGCTCGACCTCTCGACCGGAGAGTTTCGCTGCGCCTCGTTCGGCACGCGATCGGCTCTGTACGACGACCTTTCCCGCTGGCGGGCGCGTGAAGTGCTGCTGGCCCCCGAACTGGGCGGCAACGCGGCGCTTCTGAGCGACTTTCAGACCCGGTTCCCGGTGATGCTGTCGCATACCAGTTTCGACGAGGACGCGGCCAGAGCCGAGCTGCTGAGCGTGCTGGGCGATCTGCCTGCCAGCCTGAATACGCCTGCGCTGATTCGGGCGTGTGGCGCGGTGCTGTCGTATGCGCGGGGCACGCAGCAGGGGCGGCTGGAGATGGTGCGGCGCGTTTCACGCTACGAGCCTGGAGCGCAGCTTCGGCTGAACGACTGGGCACTGCGGGCGCTGGAGGTCTTTCATCCGCAACATCTGCACAGCGTTTCCGAAAGTACCCTGATCGGCGCACTGTCGGAAACGCGCAGTGCGGGCGGGCGGCGGCGGCTGAGATCGTGGCTGCGCGCTCCGCTGCGAGACGCCGTCAGCATCGCGGCACGTCAGGGCGGCGTGGACGCGCTGCTGAGAGCGGGCGATCTGCGAAACGGCCTGCGGGCGCTGCTGTACCGCGCACACGATCTGGAGCGGCTGGCAGCGCGGGTGGCGACCAGACGCGCCGGGCCGAGAGAGGTGGCGGCCCTCGCCCGCACGCTCGAACTGCTGCCCGACGCCGCCGCCCTGCTGGAAGGTCAGGAAGGTCTGCTGGGCAGCCTGAGAAACCGGCTGGGGGGCTGCCCGAGGTGGTGGCGCTGATCCGGGCGGCACTGATCGAAGATCCGCCCATCCGCATCGGGGAAGGCGGGCTGATCCGCGAGGGATTCCACGCCCATCTCGACGAGTTGCGCGGTGCGGCCCTGGGGCACCGGGCCTGGATTGCCGAACTGGAACTGTCCGAGCGGCAACGCAGCGGCATCCAGAGCCTGAAGGTCGGATACAACAGCGTCTTCGGCTATTACCTGGAGATCAGCAGCGCCCATTACAGCCGGGTGCCCGCCGACTATCAGCAGGTCGCCACGCTGAAAGACAGGGCACGCTTCACCCGCCCCGACCTGCGCGAACGCGAGCGCGAGATCGCCCGGCTGGAAGGCGCGGCAGACCGGCTGGAAGCCGAGGTGTTCAACGAACTGCGGGCCAGCCTGTCGCAGCATGCCGAAGCGCTGAGCGAGGCGGCAGGGGCGGTCAGCGAGCTGGACGTGCTGGCAGCCCTCGCAGAAATCGCCGCCGAACGCGGCTGGGTGCGGCCCATCACCAGCGAGGGGCCGCTGCGGCTGACGCAGGCAAGACATCCGGTGGTCGAGCGCAGCGTAGGCGAACGCTTTGTACCCAACGACGCCGAGCTGCACCAGGAGCGGCGCACCCTGCTGATCACCGGGCCGAATATGGCGGGCAAATCCACGTACCTGAGGACGGTGGCGCTGTGCGCCCTGCTGCACCAGATCGGCAGTTTCGTTCCCGCCGAACGCGCCGAACTGCCGCTCTTCGACGCCATCCACACGCGCATCGGGGCCAGCGACGATCTGGCAGGCGGGCGCAGCACCTTCATGGTCGAGATGTCGGAACTGGCCGATATTCTGCACGGAGCGACCGGACAGAGCCTGGTAATTCTGGACGAGGTGGGGCGCGGCACCAGCACGCTCGACGGGCAGGCCATCGCACAGGCCGCGCTGGAGGGACTGCACGCCACCGGGGCATACACGCTGTTTGCAACGCACTATTTCGAGCTGACGCGGCTGGAAGGCCAGATGCCGGGCCTGCTGAATCTGCATGTCGCCGCCGAGGAGGAACAGAACTCGCTCACCTTCTACCATCAGGTGATGCCGGGGGCCGCCCGCCACAGCTACGGCGTGGAAGTGGCGCGGCTGGCGGGGCTGCCGCAGGGCGTAACGGCACGGGCCGCGCAGCTACTGGCGGGCCTGAACGCGCACGGCGACGACGGGCAGCTTACAAGAGAACTCGCGGCGCTCGATTTGAACAAGCTGACGCCGATGGGAGCGCTGGAAGTGTTGCAGAGGTGGCAGCGGGCCGCGCGGGGAGAAGAACGGTGATGCGGGATGAGTGATGAGGTGCGCGACACTTCAATATGTTTTGCCCGGCGGGGGAATTATTCAGTCTGGGGCGACTTTGAAAACATCTCTATCAAGCACATAGACGGGAGAATATGGCAAGTTGGCTCGATGTACGGCGACCCGCAAGCTGCCCTCGTCACCTGGAATGAACGCTACGCCGTCATTGTCGGCTGCGGCATCGTGATCTGCGATCTTCAGCGCTTCGGAGAACGAGTCAGAGGTGGCAGGTCGTGGGAGCAAACACCTGTCCTTCATCTTCTGAGCGAACCGGAGGACATCTGGTGGTTCTCTGCAACTGAACAGGTTCTTCAAGATGATGAGTTCATCGAACTTCGGCTCGCCACCAATCTGACAGATGACCACGTGGGAATCTACAGTCTCAATCCAGCAACCCTTGACTTCAAACCTGTCCCCAGAGGGCAACCGCTGCCATGATGCCCAGTATCCGCCTCCTCTCCCCGAAGTTGCCCGCCAGATCGCGGCAGGCGAAGTCGTGTCACGCCCGCTGGACGCCGTGCGCGAACTTGTCGATAACGCGCTGGACGCCAGAGCCACCCGCATCGAGATCGAGCTGGAAGGCGGCGGCCTGAAACTGCTGCGGGTGCGCGACAACGGCGCAGGGATTCCCGAAGATCAGGTGAGTCTGGCCCCGCTGAGGCACGCCACCAGCAAACTGGAATCGGTGGAGCGCGTGACCACGCTGGGCTTCCGGGGCGAGGCGCTGTGGGCGCTGGCTCAGGCCGGGCGGCTGACGCTGCTGACCCGTCCTGCCGCCCAACTGGGAGCCGCGCGGCTCGAAGCGCATCAGGGGTCGGTCGAGGTGCGCCGAGTGAGCGCTCCCGCCGGAACGAGTGTCAGCGTTACCGAGCTGTTCGGCCACCTGCCTGCCCGTCTGCGAACCCAGGCCACGCCCGCTTCCGAGGTGCGCGAGGTGGTGACGCTGCTGAGCCGCTACGTGCTGCATCGTCCGGCGCTGCACTGGCGGCTGACCGTGGAGGGCGAACCCCGGCTGCAACACGCGCCGGGCGACGTGCGCGGGGCGGTGGGCAGCGTATATGGTCCACTGAGTGCCAACCGGGTGCTGAAACTCGACGCCCAGGCCGGAACGCTGCGGCTGGAAGGCGTGCTGAGTCGCCCGGAACTGACCCGCCCGCGCCGCGACCGGATGCATTTCTCGGTCAACGGGCGACCGGTGCTCGCTCCGCCGGAACTGGAAAAAGCGGTGATCGACGGATACGCCGAGCTGCTTCCGGCGGGCCAGGCTCCGCTGTGCGTACTGAATCTGACGCTGCCGCCGGAAGACGTGAATCCGAATGTTCACCCGGCAAAGGCGCATGTGGCGCTGGCCGACCTGCCTGCCCTGGCCGAACAGGTCAAATCCCTCGTGTCACAGGCGCTCAGCTCGCACCCGCTGGCGGGGCAGAGTCCGGCGCTTCGGATGCCCGCGCCCACGGCGGGCCTGACAAATGCGGCCCCTGCATCCGGCAGCGATACCTTTCCGGCACTGCGGCCTTTGGGCGTGCTCAGCGAACTGTATCTACTGGCAGAAGGCGACGCGGGCGCGGGTGATCTGTGGATCGTGGACGTCCACGCGGCGCACGAGCGCGTGCTGTACGAGCGTCTGACCCGAGCGCTGGAGAACACCGCGCCGCTGGAGTTGCCCGAGCCCGAGCTGCTGCACCTGACGCCCGGCCAGCTTTCCCGTCTGCACGAGCGAGACGCCGAGTTGCAGGGCTGGGGGCTGGATATCGAGCATTTCGGAGCGGGGCTGGCACGGCTGCGCTCGCTTCCCGCCGCCTTCGCCGCACTGAGCGTACCCAGGCTGCACGAACTGATCGTGGAAACTGCGCTGGGCGAGGCCCCCGACCCACGCCGCGAACTGCTGGGACGGCTCGCCTGCGCCCCCGCACTGAAGGCGGGCCGCGTCACGCTGGAGAACGGCCACCTGACCGTGCTGGCCCTGATGGACTGCAATCAGCCGTGGGCCTGCCCACACGGACGCCCCACCGTGCTGCGGCTCTCGGAGCGCGACCTTGCTCACGCGTTCGGGCGCAGATCGGCACGGGACGTGGCGCGGGGACGCGACGTGAGCGAGGCGAAGGTGGAACGGGAAGAAGCGGGCTGAAGGGAGGGGTCAGGTCAGGACTGCCGCTCCAGACCTGCGAACCAGCGTGCCGCTTCAGCAGGACGGCGAAATCTCAGCACCCTCAGATGCGGATACTGCGCCAGCTTCTCCGGCATCTCGCGTTTGCGCCGCCAGTAAGTACGGAAAAACCAGGCCATGATGCCCCCGCGTGAGAACAGCGCTTCCGGCAGGCTTTCCCGGTTGCCGTTCCACAGTTCTTCGCGGGTCAGCCCCCGGCGCAGCGTGCGCCGCAGCAGCCGCCAGAACACCAGCGGAGCCGAATAGTCGAGCCAGATGAGCGTGTCGGCCCGCGCCCAGCCGATGTCCTGGGCTTTGGTGTAATTGCCGTCCATCACCCAGGTGGGCTGAGCGCTGAACGCGTCCACCGCAGCCCGGAACTGTTCGAGCGGCGCTTCCTGCCAGTTCGGAAGGTGGTTCCAGGCGTCCTGTTCGGCGTGCGGAATACCCAGCCGCGCTGCGATTGCCCGGGCAAAGGTGGTCTTTCCGCTGCCCGAGGTTCCGGTGACGATCAAACGGGAAGGCACAGACATCCGGCCATTCAAGCACGCGCAGTGGCCCTCGACATCGGCCAGATGGCGGAGTGGCGCTGCCTGTCCTAGGCCTGCACCAGCACCACCGCGCCGCGTGCCGGAACATCCAGCGTGCCCGCGCCCGTGACCTTCAGCACCGCGCCGCTCAGCACATCCCGGAAGGTACCCGGCTTCATTCCGGTCAGGGGGGCTTTCTGTACGTCCTGAGCGGTATTCATCAGAACATAGGCGGCCTCGCTGCCAGCAATGCGGCTGTAGATCAGCAGGTCGTGGTCGGCATGCAGCACGCCGAAGGTGCCGCGTTGCAGCGCTCTGCTGGCGTGCCGCGCCGCCGTCAGGGTGCGAATCAGCGTCAGGGTTTCCTGCTGCCAGCTCGCCTCGTCGTTCCAGGGAAAGGCGCGGCGGCAGTCGGGATCGGGGCCGCCGGGCAACCCGATCTCGTCACCGTAATACAGGCACGGCGCACCGACATACGTGAGCTGAAAAGCCAGCGCCAGTCGGTGTGCGCCGTGGTCGCCGCCCACCACACTGACAAAGCGGGCGGTGTCGTGGCTGTCGAGCAGATTCATCTGGGCCTGCACGATCTCGGGGGCGTACATCTGCGACACCTGAAGCATGCGCTGGGCAAAACCAGCGGTGTCGATGGGGTCCACATGGCCGGTGCCGCTGGCCTCGTTCATGCGGTTGTCGATGCTGCCCGCGCCGAAATACGCGATGCAGGGGCGGGTGAACGGATAATTCATCACCGCGTCGAACTGATCGCCCTCCAGCCAGCGGTGAGCGTCGCCCCAGATCTCGCCCACGATGTACGCCTCGGGGTTGATGGCCTTGACCCGCCGCCGGAACTCGCGCCAGAACTCGTCGTCGTCGATCTCGTTGGGCACGTCCAGCCGCCAGCCGTCGATACCCATTCGCATCCAGTACTCGGCCACCTGCCACAGAAACTCGCGCACGGCCTGGGTGTCGGTGTTGAATTTCGGCAGCGCCCGGTTGCCCCACCACGCGGCGTAGTTGGCGGGTTTGGCGTCGTCGTAGGCCGACAACGGAAACGGCCCGGCATGGAACCAGTCGAGATAGGCGCTGTCCTGGCCCTGTTCCAGCAGATCGTTGAACTGAAAAAACCCGCGTGAGGCGTGATTGAACACTCCGTCGAGCACCACTCGGATGCCGCGTGCGTGGGCCGCGTCGATCACCTCGCGGAGCGCGTCGTTGCCCCCCAGCATCGGATCGACCTGGTAATAGTCGTGGGTGTGATAGCGGTGATTGCTGGCCGACTGAAAGACCGGACAGAAGTACAGGGCATTCACGCCCAGGCTGACGATGTGGTCGAGCCGCTCGACCACGCCGAGCAGGTCGCCGCCCTGGTACTTGTGAAAGGTCGGCAGTTCGCCCCAGGCCTGAAGGTGGTTGGCCTTGGCAACGCGCACGCTCTGAGCAAAACGGTCGGGGAAGATCTGATAGAAAACGGCGTCTTTGACCCAGTCGGGAGTGCGAATATCCACGGGGGCAGTCTAGCGGAAACGGTAGACATTAAAGTTAGTTAAAGGCTACCGATCTTCAGGCCTCAGGGGGCGTAGGCACCGACTCAGCCCAGGTCAGCAGCCAGCGGCGGGCCTGTTCTGGGGTGTCCACGTCGCCCAGTGCGGCAGCCTCGCTTAGCGCCCGCACCGCCTCGCCCACGCCTGGGCCGGGCGGCAGATTCAGGAGCGCCATGATGTCCTGTCCGGTCAGCAGGGGCGGAGGCGGCGCGGGCTGGTCTTCCAACGCTGCCAGCACCCGGTCGATGCCCTGGGCATAGTGCAGCCGGGATTGTTCGCTGCTCATGGGGCCGCGTGCCGCCTCGCGGTCAGCCAGCATCAGCGCCAGCAGGTCGGGCAGCAGATCGCGGCGACGATGAACGAAGCGTCTGGCAGCGCGTTCGTCGTGTGGCAGCGGCACCATATGCGCGGCGATCAGCTTGCCCACCCGTTCACTCAGCGCCGACGCCTCTCGCAGACGGTCGAGCATGCGCCTGCTCAGCTCGGCTCCCAGGCGGTCATGACCGTAAAAATGCACCTCGCTCCCGGTCTGGCTGCGGCTGCGCGGCTTGCCGACATCGTGCAGCAGCGTGGCCCAGCGCAGATCGAGCGGCGCGGCGGGAAAGCGCTGCAACACCTGATGCAGCGCCTCGACGCCGTGCCGAAACACGTCCAGATGATGAAATCCGCCCTGTTCCAGCCCGATGCCCTCGCGCAGTTCCGGCAGGGAGAGGCCCAGCAGACCCAGCTCTTCGAGCAGCAGAATGCCGCGTGCCGCCTGTGGGTGCATCAGGAGGGCGTGCAGTTCCTCTCGCATGCGCTCCGGGGCGGGCAGCGGCAACCCCGAGGCCGCCAGTTCGGTGACGGTGCGGCGCGTTTCAGGTTCCAGCGACAGATCGAGCGTCAGCGACAGGCGGGCCGCCCGGAGCAGGCGCAGCGGGTCGGCCCGCAGATTTTCGGCACTGACCATGCGGAGCAGCCGCTTTCTCAAGTCGCGTTCGCCGCCGAGCGGGTCGCTCAGTCGCCCGTCTGGATGCAGGGCCAGCGCATTGACCGTGAAATCTCGGCGGCGCAGGTCGGCATTCAGGTCGGCGGGCAACGGCACGAAGTCGTGCTGCTCCTGGCCCGACACCACCCGGTAATAGCCGCGCACCTCGTCGAGCGCGAACATGGCTCCGTCCAGACGGGCGGTCAGCGTCTCGGCGGCTGCCTTCGGCTCAGGTGCAGCCCAGTCCCAGTCCTTTGGAGTCCTGCCGCGCAGCAGGTCGCGGGCCGCGCCGCCCACCAGCACCGCTCCGTTCGGCCAGAGCTGCCGGAGAGCAGCGGGAAAACTGGGCGCACGCCGAAACATACGCGCAGGCTAGCGCAGGTGTGCAGCGGGGGTCCTGAATGCTGTGGCTTCTCCAAGAGCTCTGGTCTGCGTTCAGATGAATCCGGCCCGATGCCCGGCATCATGAAGGGCAGCCTGAACCCACCCAACGCTTCCCGGCGTGACAATCGGAACATACCCGCGACCTATCATAAAGTGATGCTTCCACTGGCCTTTCGTCCGCTTCTCGCCCTGCTGCTGCTGCTGGCAGGCTGTGCGCCCTCGTTTCAGAATGCTGCCGTTCAGCCCTTGTTCAGCGGTCCGCTCACACCGCGTCCGGAGGGCAGCCCCGACGTGTTGATCCTGGCAATATCGGGGCGCTGCCCCTGTCTGAGCGCTCCGATCAACAATGTCGATTACCTGATGCCCAGGGGAACCGTGAAGGCAGTGGCAGCCGCGTTCGAGGCGCAGGGACTCAGCGTGCAGAGCGCCGGGGCAGCCGCACACCTGACCAGCCACCTGCCGACCACCGCCATCCAGAGTCAGCTCGGACAGGGCGTGACCGTTGCGCCGCCACAGGAAGGCTTTGTACAGATGGAAGCGCGGCTCGTGGCGGCCCAGCGCGACTGGATCGTGGGGCGCAGCAATCCGACCCGCATCGTGCTGCTGGCGCACTCGCACGGCGTGGTCTGGACCCACGCCCTCGCCCGCGCCCATCCGGAGGTGCCGATCAGCCTGATGATCGATCTGGACGGCATCTGCGATATGTGGGAATTCGACAACCGCCGGCTGATTCAGGACTATGTCAAGCAGCTCGGGCAGAATCCCTGGCCCTTCGACCTGTCCAACTCGTGCGCTTCGGTGCGGGTTGGTCACGTCCGCTACGATCTCAAGGACGTGGTGTACCCCAACGTGGCGCTGGATCTGGAGGTGCAGAGTCAGCGGCTCGTCAGGGTGGCCGGAGGACTCCAGGCCAATTTTCCCTTCGATGCCATGACCAACATCCGGCTCGACGGCTCTCACACCGGCATCCAGACGTTTCGCAGCCAGGACACTCACAGCAATGTCAGCATGCCCAGCGGAGAAGCGCTGGTCTGGATCAAGGCCAGGCTGGCCGAGGTGATCGCGGGCTGGCAGAGCGTTCAGCCCACTGCCCAGAACACGCCCTGACCCCGTGAGGCCGCGAGTCGTGTGGGCAGCCCTGTACAAGTCGGCAAACCTCTGCTAGCCTGAGTCCCGCGCACCGAGCCGAAGCGCGCTGCGGGGACATAGCTCAGCGGGAGAGCGCCTGCTTTGCAAGCAGGATGTCCGGGGTTCGAATCCCCGTGTCTCCACCAGAAAATTCAAAAGCCGCCCCTGACAGCTTGGTCAGGGGCGGCTTTTTGACATATCAGGCGCGGTGAAAGCTCAGCGTCCCTTCGTCTGAAGCGACAGCAGCCGGATAATCTCGGCGTTCTGCCGGATCTGGATGTACGCCAGCTTGTTGCTGACCTCGGTTGCGGCTGCCGGGTCGCCACCGGTCGGGGTATGGCTGCCGAGATCGTAGGCGATGTCGGGCAACTTATCGAGCGGAGTGGCATTGATGGCGTTGTAGGTCTGCGACAGAAACACCTGACTGAAGGCGACGCCCCCAGCAAAGAGTCCCAGCGCAGCGGCAGTGATCAGCAGCTTTCTGTTCATAGATTCCTTTTGGCGCTCTACCCTTCCGGCTGTATGGCAGGTCTGCGCTGTGAGCGTTCTGGGCATGGGTGATACGATCAGCGGGCACAAGGACGGGCCTTGGAAGGCGGGAGGCTGACCAGGAGCGTTCTGCTCTCAGAATTCCCGGCATACGGACTGCACTTTATCTGACTTCACAGGAAGAGATGTAAGAGAGTGTCTCCCCCGAATTATGGAGGAGACCTTCACTTTACGAATATTTGACCTTCATATGTTTTGATTCTGTATGACTTGGAGCCTGTTTGTCCGCACATTTATTCTGAGGAGCATTCGAAACCGGTTGTGGTGGGTCACGCTGTGCGTGGCGCTGGTGCTGGTCTTCCTGCAACTGCTGGCGAGCTCATGGATGCTGACGGCTCTGGGCGGTCTTCTCACGCTCGCCGTCCTGCTGGCGTTCATCTCGTTCAACTCGTATCAGCGGCACAGAGACGAAGTCTGAACGCCTTCAGCGGTCACGCATGCCCTGAAAAGGCACCTGACGAAAGCTATAGGTCAACGCTCCCTGCCTAGTTTACCTGCGATTTTTCCGCTCCAGACGCAGAGACAGGAGAGAAATCACACACCCTGGGAGCAGGGGCCGCAGTAGTGTGAGACTTACATGGATTGGTTCAACGTCAGTCGGAGACGGGGCACCCATCAGCGACTTCAGAGTCATGGTCACGATCTCCGTCCCGTCACGGAACACACCTTCACCTTCATCTTCTCCGATGGACAGCTGCCCGACGAAACCAAGCACCCGTTCTACACCGCCATTGCCGATACCGCCAGCGCCGCCGAGGAAGCGGCCTATACGGTCTATCTCCGCGCTCAGGGCTGCACACACCAGTTCCGGCGCTCCACACCCAGCCTGCTGACCTGTGGCCTGTGCAGCATTCAGCTGCGCTCGCAGGAAACCCCGTCCACGACCCGTTCACCGGGGATGTTCGACCGACTTCAGCGGGTTTTCAAACGTCCTGGCTGAGCGGCAGTTCCACTGTGCTAGCCGTTGACGACCGTGCCGCCGTTGGGGTGCAGCACCTGACCGCTGATGTAACTGGCGTCGTCGGAGGCAAGAAACACGTAGCAGGTCGCCACCTCGGCGGGCTGACCGGGGCGCTTCATCGGCACGTCCGCTCCGAAGGTCGCCACCTTGTCGGGCGGAAAGGTGGAGGGAATCAGCGGCGTCCAGAT carries:
- a CDS encoding thymidine kinase translates to MLKSPYHGGHLEVIVGPMFSGKSEELIRRLNRALIARQRVQVFKPAIDDRYHAASVASHAGRIIAAVPVGSTSQVRAHLTGVGALLETEGVTLPDVVAFDEAQFFDSGLVPLALELADAGVRVVLAGLDLDFRGEPFGVMPELLSRAESVEKLTAICVVCGAPATRTQRLIGGRPARRSDPVVLVGAAESYEARCRVHHVVED
- the rpmE gene encoding 50S ribosomal protein L31, whose protein sequence is MKKDIHPKVMPTKIYYQGKVVMETMSTKPEIHVDVWSGVHPFWTGETRFMDTEGRIDKFTKRFGDSYRNKKK
- a CDS encoding VIT family protein encodes the protein MTDTPPTPPVNAGYASPTPSQTVPGESAQQQSFLLQKIQPALLGLMDGSVSTLAPIFAVAGLTGKPIDAFFVGLAASVGAGISMGLAEALSDDGVMSGRGQPILRGAITGGATILGGMLHTLPFLLGNLHTALLLAYVVVVCELLAIAYIRFHYMRSPLPQTILQVVVGGGVVFGVGVWLGRLGAS
- the mutS gene encoding DNA mismatch repair protein MutS — protein: MVALIRAALIEDPPIRIGEGGLIREGFHAHLDELRGAALGHRAWIAELELSERQRSGIQSLKVGYNSVFGYYLEISSAHYSRVPADYQQVATLKDRARFTRPDLREREREIARLEGAADRLEAEVFNELRASLSQHAEALSEAAGAVSELDVLAALAEIAAERGWVRPITSEGPLRLTQARHPVVERSVGERFVPNDAELHQERRTLLITGPNMAGKSTYLRTVALCALLHQIGSFVPAERAELPLFDAIHTRIGASDDLAGGRSTFMVEMSELADILHGATGQSLVILDEVGRGTSTLDGQAIAQAALEGLHATGAYTLFATHYFELTRLEGQMPGLLNLHVAAEEEQNSLTFYHQVMPGAARHSYGVEVARLAGLPQGVTARAAQLLAGLNAHGDDGQLTRELAALDLNKLTPMGALEVLQRWQRAARGEER
- the mutL gene encoding DNA mismatch repair endonuclease MutL produces the protein MSRPLDAVRELVDNALDARATRIEIELEGGGLKLLRVRDNGAGIPEDQVSLAPLRHATSKLESVERVTTLGFRGEALWALAQAGRLTLLTRPAAQLGAARLEAHQGSVEVRRVSAPAGTSVSVTELFGHLPARLRTQATPASEVREVVTLLSRYVLHRPALHWRLTVEGEPRLQHAPGDVRGAVGSVYGPLSANRVLKLDAQAGTLRLEGVLSRPELTRPRRDRMHFSVNGRPVLAPPELEKAVIDGYAELLPAGQAPLCVLNLTLPPEDVNPNVHPAKAHVALADLPALAEQVKSLVSQALSSHPLAGQSPALRMPAPTAGLTNAAPASGSDTFPALRPLGVLSELYLLAEGDAGAGDLWIVDVHAAHERVLYERLTRALENTAPLELPEPELLHLTPGQLSRLHERDAELQGWGLDIEHFGAGLARLRSLPAAFAALSVPRLHELIVETALGEAPDPRRELLGRLACAPALKAGRVTLENGHLTVLALMDCNQPWACPHGRPTVLRLSERDLAHAFGRRSARDVARGRDVSEAKVEREEAG
- a CDS encoding AAA family ATPase, producing MSVPSRLIVTGTSGSGKTTFARAIAARLGIPHAEQDAWNHLPNWQEAPLEQFRAAVDAFSAQPTWVMDGNYTKAQDIGWARADTLIWLDYSAPLVFWRLLRRTLRRGLTREELWNGNRESLPEALFSRGGIMAWFFRTYWRRKREMPEKLAQYPHLRVLRFRRPAEAARWFAGLERQS
- a CDS encoding glycoside hydrolase family 13 protein; protein product: MDIRTPDWVKDAVFYQIFPDRFAQSVRVAKANHLQAWGELPTFHKYQGGDLLGVVERLDHIVSLGVNALYFCPVFQSASNHRYHTHDYYQVDPMLGGNDALREVIDAAHARGIRVVLDGVFNHASRGFFQFNDLLEQGQDSAYLDWFHAGPFPLSAYDDAKPANYAAWWGNRALPKFNTDTQAVREFLWQVAEYWMRMGIDGWRLDVPNEIDDDEFWREFRRRVKAINPEAYIVGEIWGDAHRWLEGDQFDAVMNYPFTRPCIAYFGAGSIDNRMNEASGTGHVDPIDTAGFAQRMLQVSQMYAPEIVQAQMNLLDSHDTARFVSVVGGDHGAHRLALAFQLTYVGAPCLYYGDEIGLPGGPDPDCRRAFPWNDEASWQQETLTLIRTLTAARHASRALQRGTFGVLHADHDLLIYSRIAGSEAAYVLMNTAQDVQKAPLTGMKPGTFRDVLSGAVLKVTGAGTLDVPARGAVVLVQA
- a CDS encoding HD domain-containing protein produces the protein MFRRAPSFPAALRQLWPNGAVLVGGAARDLLRGRTPKDWDWAAPEPKAAAETLTARLDGAMFALDEVRGYYRVVSGQEQHDFVPLPADLNADLRRRDFTVNALALHPDGRLSDPLGGERDLRKRLLRMVSAENLRADPLRLLRAARLSLTLDLSLEPETRRTVTELAASGLPLPAPERMREELHALLMHPQAARGILLLEELGLLGLSLPELREGIGLEQGGFHHLDVFRHGVEALHQVLQRFPAAPLDLRWATLLHDVGKPRSRSQTGSEVHFYGHDRLGAELSRRMLDRLREASALSERVGKLIAAHMVPLPHDERAARRFVHRRRDLLPDLLALMLADREAARGPMSSEQSRLHYAQGIDRVLAALEDQPAPPPPLLTGQDIMALLNLPPGPGVGEAVRALSEAAALGDVDTPEQARRWLLTWAESVPTPPEA